Proteins encoded by one window of Agelaius phoeniceus isolate bAgePho1 chromosome 5, bAgePho1.hap1, whole genome shotgun sequence:
- the LOC129119217 gene encoding uncharacterized protein LOC129119217 isoform X1 has product MAADIEPGRRHRRCCAQDTPAPADAPKVPDSRGDSDGPRRGSLCDRHCAAINNVQGDLGELGCHLHRPRVPPATSTPSCCQQPSEEVCESCVVKTTLTAENAVEANKLSNNYKFGFKKWKSHVTARPWEDRSEIVKELYSDLNIVRGSGGSTLTCGNVLYLLLFGWWLSLLYVLVAAVMFITIMGAPYGRLCWDLAGYFLWPFGKVIQRVEVPKSHQACEAGVGESSALLGGPTALRWRPRCWVGTGYWRRASTAVWLCLGYPALALAHGLVCVTAWLLIVLIPVAKLSARAASRVLLLPPECVLIRCLRMTEVPLEGEVILCCYRAANPYYYKYAVDGINVFAVNLLPLVLVTLVLGYVDSPNHLTGSAVKFTLALLSIMPLSYYIGMAIASISAQSNFAVGAVVNATFGSITELTFYITALIKGSREGNRCYAEVVKSALTGTLVGCVLFVPGLCMVIGGIRHQEQRFNSRSAGVSSALLFLSVGGVFAPTLFSKVYGKLVCGECHNVTQNPLGHYLCHNCHFDLMDNNGTLYYSHVQPLVYTVSILLPAAYLIGLFFTLKTHTHIYDIHISDCHMPGHHHSAVVHWSRWRALVILLLSTLCMSACADLATEHISPILTNSTISQYFIGVTVLAMVPELPEIVNGIQFALQNNLSLSIEIGNCIAVQVCMLQIPILVLFTIFYPTNFTLVFSDLHVYASMFSVVLMNYIFMDGKCDYFQGTVLVMVYFILLAVYFFAPSPSGC; this is encoded by the exons ATGGCCGCTGACATCGAGCCcggccgccgccaccgccgctgCTGCGCGCAGGACACGCCCG CTCCCGCAGATGCTCCCAAGGTCCCGGATTCCCGCGGTGACAGCGACGGTCCCCGCCGGGGCTCCCTCTGCGACCGGCACTGCGCTGCCATCAACAACGTGCAGGGCGacctgggggagctgggctgccaCCTGCACCGGCCCCGGGTCCCCCCAG CCACGTCCACCCcgtcctgctgccagcagccctcGGAGGAGGTGTGCGAGAGCTGCGTGGTGAAAACCACCCTGACGGCTGAGAACGCTGTGGAGGCCAACAAGCTCTCCAACAACTACAAG TTTGGCTTCAAGAAATGGAAGAGCCACGTGACGGCGCGGCCCTGGGAGGACCGGTCAGAGATTGTCAAGGAGCTCTACTCAGACCTCAACATCGTCCGAGGCTCTGGAG ggtCCACGCTGACGTGTGGGAATGTCCTTTACCTGCTGCTCTTTGGCTGGTGGCTCTCGCTCCTCTACGTCCTCGTGGCTGCTGTGATGTTCATCACCATCATGGGGGCTCCTTATG ggaggctctgctgggaccTGGCCGGGTATTTCCTCTGGCCCTTTGGCAAAGTGATCCAGAGAGTGGAG gTGCCCAAATCCCATCAGGCGTGTGAGGCCGGCGTGGGggagagctcagccctgctcggGGGTCCCACGGCGCTCCGCTGGCGCCCACGGTGCTGGGTGGGCACCGGATACTGG CGCCGTGCCAGCACCGCGGTGTGGCTGTGCCTGGGATACCCAGCGCTGGCCCTGGCCCACGGGCTCGTGTGTGTCACCGCCTGGCTCCTCATCGTCCTCATCCCCGTGGCCAAGCTgagcgcccgcgccgcctcccgcgtgctgctgctgcccccggAGTGCGTGCTCATCCGGTGCCTGAGGATG aCAGAGGTGCCTCTGGAGGGAGAGGTGATTCTCTGCTGCTACCGCGCTGCCAACCCCTACTACTACAAGTATGCTGTGGATGGCATCAACGTCTTTGCTGTCA ACCTGCTGCCCCTGGTGCTGGTGACGCTGGTGCTGGGCTATGTGGACAGCCCCAACCACCTGACGGGCTCCGCCGTCAAGTTCACCTTGGCCCTGCTCTCCATCATGCCCCTCTCCTACTACATCGGCATGGCCATCGCCAG CATCTCAGCCCAGAGCAATTTCGCGGTGGGGGCGGTGGTGAACGCCACGTTCGGCTCCATCACCGAGCTCACCTTCTACATCACCGCCCTCATCAAGGGCTCGCGCGAGGGCAACCGCTGCTACGCCGAGGTGGTGAAGTCAGCGCTGACAGGGACACTGGTGGGCTGTGTCCTCTTTGTGCCG GGTCTGTGCATGGTGATTGGGGGCATCCGGCACCAGGAGCAGCGGTTCAACAGCCGCTCTGCGGGCGTCAGCTCGGCCCTGCTCTTCCTCTCCGTGGGAG gtgtctTTGCCCCAACGCTCTTCTCCAAGGTCTACGGGAAGCTGGTCTGTGGCGAGTGCCACAACGTCACCCAGAACCCGCTGGGCCACTACCTCTGCCACAACTGTCACTTTGACCTG ATGGACAACAATGGCACCCTCTACTACAGCCACGTCCA ACCCCTGGTGTACACGGTGTccatcctgctccctgctgcctaCCTCATCGGGCTCTTCTTCACCCTCAAAACCCACACACACATCTACGACATCCACATCAGCGACTGTCACA TGCCTGGCCACCACCACAGTGCCGTGGTGCACTGGTCCCGCTGGCGGGCCCTGGTCATCCTCCTGCTCTCCACCCTCTGCATGTCGGCCTGTGCTGACCTGGCCACGGAGCACATCAGCCCCATCCTCACCAACTCCACCATCTCACAG TACTTCATCGGTGTCACCGTGCTGGCAATGGTGCCTGAGCTGCCAGAGATTGTCAATGGCATCCAGTTTGCCCTGCAGAACAATCTGAGCTTGAG CATCGAGATTGGGAACTGCATCGCAGTGCAGGTCTGCATGCTCCAGATCCCCATCCTGGTGCTCTTCACCATCTTCTAC CCGACCAACTTCACGCTGGTCTTCAGCGACCTCCATGTCTACGCCAGCATGTTCAGCGTGGTGCTCATGAACTACATCTTCATGGATGGCAAATGTGACTATTTCCAAG GCACGGTGCTGGTGATGGTTTACTTCATCCTGCTGGCCGTGTATTTCTTCGCCCCGTCGCCCAGTGGCTGCTGA
- the LOC129119217 gene encoding uncharacterized protein LOC129119217 isoform X2 translates to MAADIEPGRRHRRCCAQDTPDAPKVPDSRGDSDGPRRGSLCDRHCAAINNVQGDLGELGCHLHRPRVPPATSTPSCCQQPSEEVCESCVVKTTLTAENAVEANKLSNNYKFGFKKWKSHVTARPWEDRSEIVKELYSDLNIVRGSGGSTLTCGNVLYLLLFGWWLSLLYVLVAAVMFITIMGAPYGRLCWDLAGYFLWPFGKVIQRVEVPKSHQACEAGVGESSALLGGPTALRWRPRCWVGTGYWRRASTAVWLCLGYPALALAHGLVCVTAWLLIVLIPVAKLSARAASRVLLLPPECVLIRCLRMTEVPLEGEVILCCYRAANPYYYKYAVDGINVFAVNLLPLVLVTLVLGYVDSPNHLTGSAVKFTLALLSIMPLSYYIGMAIASISAQSNFAVGAVVNATFGSITELTFYITALIKGSREGNRCYAEVVKSALTGTLVGCVLFVPGLCMVIGGIRHQEQRFNSRSAGVSSALLFLSVGGVFAPTLFSKVYGKLVCGECHNVTQNPLGHYLCHNCHFDLMDNNGTLYYSHVQPLVYTVSILLPAAYLIGLFFTLKTHTHIYDIHISDCHMPGHHHSAVVHWSRWRALVILLLSTLCMSACADLATEHISPILTNSTISQYFIGVTVLAMVPELPEIVNGIQFALQNNLSLSIEIGNCIAVQVCMLQIPILVLFTIFYPTNFTLVFSDLHVYASMFSVVLMNYIFMDGKCDYFQGTVLVMVYFILLAVYFFAPSPSGC, encoded by the exons ATGGCCGCTGACATCGAGCCcggccgccgccaccgccgctgCTGCGCGCAGGACACGCCCG ATGCTCCCAAGGTCCCGGATTCCCGCGGTGACAGCGACGGTCCCCGCCGGGGCTCCCTCTGCGACCGGCACTGCGCTGCCATCAACAACGTGCAGGGCGacctgggggagctgggctgccaCCTGCACCGGCCCCGGGTCCCCCCAG CCACGTCCACCCcgtcctgctgccagcagccctcGGAGGAGGTGTGCGAGAGCTGCGTGGTGAAAACCACCCTGACGGCTGAGAACGCTGTGGAGGCCAACAAGCTCTCCAACAACTACAAG TTTGGCTTCAAGAAATGGAAGAGCCACGTGACGGCGCGGCCCTGGGAGGACCGGTCAGAGATTGTCAAGGAGCTCTACTCAGACCTCAACATCGTCCGAGGCTCTGGAG ggtCCACGCTGACGTGTGGGAATGTCCTTTACCTGCTGCTCTTTGGCTGGTGGCTCTCGCTCCTCTACGTCCTCGTGGCTGCTGTGATGTTCATCACCATCATGGGGGCTCCTTATG ggaggctctgctgggaccTGGCCGGGTATTTCCTCTGGCCCTTTGGCAAAGTGATCCAGAGAGTGGAG gTGCCCAAATCCCATCAGGCGTGTGAGGCCGGCGTGGGggagagctcagccctgctcggGGGTCCCACGGCGCTCCGCTGGCGCCCACGGTGCTGGGTGGGCACCGGATACTGG CGCCGTGCCAGCACCGCGGTGTGGCTGTGCCTGGGATACCCAGCGCTGGCCCTGGCCCACGGGCTCGTGTGTGTCACCGCCTGGCTCCTCATCGTCCTCATCCCCGTGGCCAAGCTgagcgcccgcgccgcctcccgcgtgctgctgctgcccccggAGTGCGTGCTCATCCGGTGCCTGAGGATG aCAGAGGTGCCTCTGGAGGGAGAGGTGATTCTCTGCTGCTACCGCGCTGCCAACCCCTACTACTACAAGTATGCTGTGGATGGCATCAACGTCTTTGCTGTCA ACCTGCTGCCCCTGGTGCTGGTGACGCTGGTGCTGGGCTATGTGGACAGCCCCAACCACCTGACGGGCTCCGCCGTCAAGTTCACCTTGGCCCTGCTCTCCATCATGCCCCTCTCCTACTACATCGGCATGGCCATCGCCAG CATCTCAGCCCAGAGCAATTTCGCGGTGGGGGCGGTGGTGAACGCCACGTTCGGCTCCATCACCGAGCTCACCTTCTACATCACCGCCCTCATCAAGGGCTCGCGCGAGGGCAACCGCTGCTACGCCGAGGTGGTGAAGTCAGCGCTGACAGGGACACTGGTGGGCTGTGTCCTCTTTGTGCCG GGTCTGTGCATGGTGATTGGGGGCATCCGGCACCAGGAGCAGCGGTTCAACAGCCGCTCTGCGGGCGTCAGCTCGGCCCTGCTCTTCCTCTCCGTGGGAG gtgtctTTGCCCCAACGCTCTTCTCCAAGGTCTACGGGAAGCTGGTCTGTGGCGAGTGCCACAACGTCACCCAGAACCCGCTGGGCCACTACCTCTGCCACAACTGTCACTTTGACCTG ATGGACAACAATGGCACCCTCTACTACAGCCACGTCCA ACCCCTGGTGTACACGGTGTccatcctgctccctgctgcctaCCTCATCGGGCTCTTCTTCACCCTCAAAACCCACACACACATCTACGACATCCACATCAGCGACTGTCACA TGCCTGGCCACCACCACAGTGCCGTGGTGCACTGGTCCCGCTGGCGGGCCCTGGTCATCCTCCTGCTCTCCACCCTCTGCATGTCGGCCTGTGCTGACCTGGCCACGGAGCACATCAGCCCCATCCTCACCAACTCCACCATCTCACAG TACTTCATCGGTGTCACCGTGCTGGCAATGGTGCCTGAGCTGCCAGAGATTGTCAATGGCATCCAGTTTGCCCTGCAGAACAATCTGAGCTTGAG CATCGAGATTGGGAACTGCATCGCAGTGCAGGTCTGCATGCTCCAGATCCCCATCCTGGTGCTCTTCACCATCTTCTAC CCGACCAACTTCACGCTGGTCTTCAGCGACCTCCATGTCTACGCCAGCATGTTCAGCGTGGTGCTCATGAACTACATCTTCATGGATGGCAAATGTGACTATTTCCAAG GCACGGTGCTGGTGATGGTTTACTTCATCCTGCTGGCCGTGTATTTCTTCGCCCCGTCGCCCAGTGGCTGCTGA
- the KLHDC10 gene encoding kelch domain-containing protein 10, with protein sequence MSAAAAARDGLGEGAGGAAGGGDGGGGGILNRFVQLPGRPRAAGHRCPPARSGHRCVADSSNLYVFGGYNPDYDESGGPENEDYPLFRELWRYNFATDTWHQMGTEGYMPRELASMSLVLHGNNLLVFGGTGIPFGESNGNDVHVCNVKYKRWALLSCRGKKPNRIYGQAMAIINGCLYVFGGTTGYIYSTDLHKLDLNTREWIQLKPNNMSCDMPEERYRHEIAHDGQRIYILGGGTSWTAYSLDKIHAYNLETNTWEEITTKPHEKVGFPAARRCHSCVQIKNDVFVCGGYNGEVILGDVWKLNLQTFQWVKLPAAMPEPVYFHCAAVTPAGCMYIHGGVVNIHENKRTGSLFKMWLVVPSLLELCWEKLLECFPHLATLSRSQLLHLGLTQGLVERLK encoded by the exons ATgtcggcggcggccgcggcccgggACGGGCTCGGGGAGGGCGCGGGCGGCGCCGCGGGAGGCGGCGATGGCGGCGGGGGAGGGATCCTGAACCGCTTCGTGCAGCTGCCGGGCAGGCCGCGGGCGGCGG ggcacaggtGCCCCCCGGCCAGGAGCGGCCATCGCTGTGTGGCCGACAGTTCCAACCTCTACGTCTTTGGGGGCTACAATCCCGACTACGATGAGTCTGGGGGCCCAGAGAACGAGGACTACCCCCTCTTCAGGGAGCTCTGGAGGTACAACTTTGCCACAGACACCTGGCACCAGATGGGCACCGAAGGCTACATGCCCAGGGAGCTGGCCTCCATGTCAC TTGTCTTACATGGCAACAACCTCCTGGTGTTTGGGGGCACCGGGATCCCCTTCGGAGAGAGCAACGGGAACGACGTCCACGTGTGCAACGTCAAGTACAAGAGAtgggctctgctcagctgccGCGGCAAGAAACCCAACCGCATCTACGGCCAG GCCATGGCCATCATCAATGGGTGTCTCTACGTGTTTGGAGGAACAACTGGCTACATTTACAGCACTGACCTCCACAAGCTGGACCTCAACACCCGGGAATGGATCCAGCTGAAGCCAAACAATATGTCCTGTGACATGCCAGAGGAGAG GTACAGACATGAAATTGCTCATGACGGTCAAAGGATTTATATCCTGGGAGGTGGAACTTCCTGGACAGCTTATTCCTTGGATAAG ATCCACGCCTACAACCTGGAAACCAACACCTGGGAGGAGATCACCACAAAGCCTCACGAGAAAGTCG GTTTCCCAGCAGCCAGAAGATGCCACAGCTGTGTGCAGATTAAAAATG ATGTGTTCGTGTGCGGGGGCTACAACGGAGAGGTGATTCTGGGAGATGTTTGGAAGCTGAATCTCCAAACTTTCCAGTGGGTCAAGCTCCCAGCTGCCATGCCAGAGCCTGTGTACTTccactgtgctgctgtcaccccA GCTGGCTGCATGTACATCCACGGAGGGGTGGTCAACATCCACGAAAACAAACGGACTGGCTCCCTGTTCAAAATGTGGCTGGTGGTGCCCAGCCTGCTGGAACTGTGCTGGGAGAAGCTCCTGGAATGTTTCCCTCACCTAGCAACTCTCTCCAGATCCCAGCTTTTGCACCTTGGACTGACGCAGGGACTCGTTGAGCGACTAAAATGA